One part of the Zymomonas mobilis subsp. pomaceae ATCC 29192 genome encodes these proteins:
- a CDS encoding leucyl aminopeptidase family protein produces MRAFQSLLATDQGQPAQAIETVTVEQFEKIIADKDPNFNAAAKLSQFTGQPGSCLILPATEKQAWQIYVGVSEKHTVWDLAKAASFLPEGCYRLRAKNSPLLALGWLLAQHHFDRYRSKSSLRPECQLLIDADQNIVDEIIAQAEAVAMVRDLVDTPACDCGPEDLQHKVKEIAESFHAKVTVTKGEDLEKGYPMIAAVGRAAAPHRMPRLIELHWGDPDKPKIALVGKGVCFDSGGLDIKPSSSMLLMKKDMGGAAHALALAYLVMALKLPVHLHLLIPAVENAVSGDAMRPGDILNSRKGTTVEIGNTDAEGRLVLADALTKASESRPELIIDFATLTGAARVALGPDLPALFSNDDALAHALADAGKSVDDPLWRLPLWSDYLSILKSTIADINNAGAGGMAGAITAALFLQEFISDQVKWAHFDTFAWQPVAKAGRPKGGAAYGLLASWKMLKDRFSE; encoded by the coding sequence ATGCGTGCGTTTCAATCTTTACTGGCTACGGATCAGGGACAGCCTGCGCAGGCAATAGAGACGGTTACCGTTGAACAATTTGAAAAGATTATTGCGGATAAAGACCCTAACTTTAACGCCGCCGCCAAGCTTTCCCAATTTACAGGCCAACCTGGTAGCTGTCTAATTTTACCTGCTACAGAAAAGCAGGCATGGCAAATTTATGTGGGCGTTTCAGAAAAACATACCGTTTGGGATCTTGCAAAGGCAGCCAGTTTTTTACCAGAAGGCTGCTATCGGTTGAGAGCCAAGAATAGCCCGTTATTAGCTTTAGGGTGGCTATTGGCGCAGCATCATTTTGATCGTTATCGTTCTAAATCCTCCCTTCGCCCTGAATGTCAGCTTTTGATTGATGCCGATCAAAATATTGTGGACGAAATTATCGCCCAAGCTGAAGCTGTCGCTATGGTAAGGGATCTTGTGGATACCCCCGCCTGTGATTGCGGGCCTGAGGACTTACAGCACAAGGTAAAAGAGATCGCGGAATCTTTTCATGCCAAAGTGACCGTGACAAAAGGAGAAGATTTAGAAAAAGGCTATCCCATGATTGCAGCGGTTGGTAGAGCTGCCGCCCCTCATCGGATGCCCAGACTTATCGAATTACATTGGGGTGATCCCGACAAGCCCAAAATTGCCCTTGTGGGAAAAGGCGTGTGTTTTGATTCAGGGGGGCTTGATATTAAGCCGTCTTCATCCATGCTCCTGATGAAAAAAGATATGGGGGGTGCTGCGCATGCCCTCGCCCTCGCCTATTTAGTGATGGCCTTGAAATTACCTGTTCATCTCCATCTGTTAATTCCTGCCGTTGAAAATGCGGTATCTGGCGATGCCATGCGTCCCGGTGACATTCTTAATAGTCGGAAGGGCACAACGGTTGAAATTGGGAATACTGACGCTGAAGGACGGTTAGTATTGGCTGATGCTTTGACCAAGGCTAGTGAATCTCGACCTGAACTGATTATTGATTTTGCCACTTTAACGGGGGCTGCCCGTGTAGCGCTGGGGCCGGATTTGCCCGCCTTATTTTCTAATGATGACGCGTTGGCGCATGCCTTGGCTGATGCCGGTAAGAGCGTTGATGATCCATTATGGCGATTACCGTTATGGTCGGATTATCTTTCTATCCTGAAATCGACGATTGCTGATATTAATAATGCAGGTGCCGGCGGTATGGCGGGCGCGATTACAGCAGCTTTGTTTTTACAAGAATTTATTTCAGATCAGGTCAAATGGGCCCATTTTGATACCTTTGCGTGGCAACCAGTAGCAAAAGCAGGTCGTCCGAAAGGGGGTGCCGCTTATGGTCTTTTGGCTTCATGGAAAATGTTAAAAGATCGTTTTTCTGAATAA